A single Tenacibaculum sp. Bg11-29 DNA region contains:
- a CDS encoding helix-turn-helix domain-containing protein, whose product MSFFGKNIKKIRGVKGLSQQAFAEVFDLKRATLGAYEEGRSEPKIDTIIKIANHFSISIGSMLTSELTVNELLRFKGDLTVAAEVVKKEEFTSVPCITEKNMKEYIQFYDKKNFVSDLPVLQLPINKDKVFRGYTVSSLEMTNHDKGLYPKDVVVGEFVPKEVIKKLNNGIVVLVLVEDALILRRLYIAKKEVVLRADHKNIEDKKYELKDIKELWRIRYVFFKRLPEFNDLLEEKMLFLEQEFTKLKNSL is encoded by the coding sequence ATGTCTTTTTTTGGTAAAAACATAAAGAAAATTAGAGGAGTTAAGGGGTTAAGTCAGCAAGCTTTTGCAGAGGTTTTTGATTTGAAACGCGCTACTTTAGGGGCTTATGAGGAGGGTAGGAGCGAGCCTAAAATTGATACTATTATTAAAATTGCTAACCATTTTAGTATTTCTATTGGTAGTATGTTAACTTCTGAATTAACGGTAAATGAACTTTTGCGTTTTAAAGGAGATTTAACAGTTGCTGCTGAGGTTGTAAAAAAAGAAGAGTTTACTAGTGTTCCCTGTATTACTGAAAAAAATATGAAAGAATACATTCAGTTTTATGATAAGAAAAACTTTGTAAGCGATTTGCCTGTATTGCAGTTACCAATAAATAAAGATAAAGTATTTAGAGGGTATACAGTGTCTAGTTTAGAAATGACAAATCATGATAAAGGTTTGTATCCTAAAGATGTTGTTGTAGGGGAGTTTGTGCCTAAGGAAGTAATAAAAAAACTAAACAACGGAATTGTTGTGTTGGTTTTGGTTGAAGATGCGTTAATTCTTAGACGCTTGTATATTGCTAAAAAAGAGGTTGTTTTAAGAGCTGATCATAAGAATATAGAAGATAAAAAATATGAATTAAAAGATATTAAAGAGTTGTGGAGAATACGGTATGTGTTTTTTAAAAGATTACCAGAGTTTAATGATTTATTAGAGGAGAAAATGTTGTTTTTAGAGCAAGAATTTACAAAACTTAAAAATAGCTTATAA
- a CDS encoding NAD(P)/FAD-dependent oxidoreductase, with translation MNIPQTSFPRIVIIGGGFAGLAAARGLEEQELQVVLIDKHNYHTFQPLLYQVATGGLEPDSIAFPLRKRFNDVENFYFRLAEVVSVEEQNNTIKTTIGDLEYDELIIATGSTTNFFGNTNIEKYAMEMKSVPQALNIRSLVLENFEEALLETNLDKRRALMNFVIVGGGPTGVELAGALAEMKKGILPKDYPDLDIRQMKINLIQSSGELLKGMSSKASEKAEDFLIKLGVDVWKDLRVLDYDGTTVTTNGHDNFNAETVIWAAGVKGETIDGLQQRCLVERANRFKVDEYNKVIGYDNVYAVGDVACMQTKEYEYGHPMMAQPAIQQGSLLAKNILAKFKGKKQKVFKYNDKGSMATIGRNKAVVDLPRWRFQGVFAWFVWMFVHLFSLIGFRNKVIVFMNWMYNYIRFDRETRLIIRPYKNKNKYSFKA, from the coding sequence ATGAATATACCTCAAACAAGTTTTCCGCGAATAGTAATTATTGGAGGAGGTTTTGCTGGACTAGCAGCAGCAAGAGGATTAGAAGAACAAGAACTTCAAGTTGTTTTAATAGATAAACACAATTATCATACATTTCAACCTTTGTTATATCAGGTAGCAACAGGTGGTTTAGAGCCAGATAGCATTGCATTTCCTTTACGTAAGCGTTTTAACGATGTTGAGAACTTTTATTTTCGATTGGCTGAGGTTGTTAGTGTAGAGGAACAAAACAATACGATTAAAACAACTATTGGTGATTTAGAGTATGATGAATTAATTATTGCTACAGGATCAACTACTAATTTTTTCGGAAACACTAATATTGAAAAATATGCGATGGAAATGAAATCGGTTCCGCAAGCATTAAATATTAGAAGTTTAGTTCTAGAAAACTTTGAAGAAGCGTTACTAGAAACAAATTTAGATAAGCGTAGGGCTTTAATGAATTTTGTAATTGTAGGTGGAGGTCCAACAGGTGTTGAATTAGCTGGTGCTTTGGCAGAGATGAAAAAAGGGATTTTACCAAAGGATTATCCTGATTTAGATATTCGTCAGATGAAAATAAATCTTATTCAGAGTTCAGGAGAGTTGCTGAAAGGGATGAGTAGTAAAGCATCAGAAAAAGCAGAAGATTTTTTAATAAAATTAGGCGTTGATGTTTGGAAAGATCTTCGAGTTTTAGATTATGATGGAACAACGGTAACAACAAATGGCCATGACAATTTTAATGCGGAAACAGTTATTTGGGCTGCTGGTGTAAAAGGAGAAACTATTGATGGTTTACAACAACGGTGTTTGGTAGAAAGAGCAAACCGATTTAAGGTTGATGAGTACAATAAGGTAATAGGGTATGATAATGTGTATGCTGTTGGCGATGTAGCTTGTATGCAAACCAAAGAGTATGAATATGGGCATCCTATGATGGCGCAACCTGCAATTCAGCAAGGAAGTTTATTAGCAAAAAACATTTTAGCAAAATTTAAAGGTAAAAAACAAAAGGTTTTTAAGTATAACGATAAAGGTTCTATGGCTACTATTGGGAGAAATAAAGCAGTCGTAGATTTACCTAGATGGAGGTTTCAAGGTGTTTTTGCATGGTTTGTTTGGATGTTTGTACACTTATTCTCATTAATAGGTTTTAGAAATAAGGTGATTGTGTTTATGAACTGGATGTACAATTATATCCGTTTTGATAGGGAAACAAGATTGATAATTCGTCCGTATAAAAACAAAAACAAATACAGTTTTAAAGCATAA
- a CDS encoding alpha/beta hydrolase, protein MKPRLLILSDLWGSENLEWLSLYIKKLSVKYEVKFYDSCLLAGIANVNLSEEERHLHFVGKGINEAVTNLLELEKTAVTILAFSIGGVIGWKAALKGIKVTHFIAVSSTRLRHEVAQPFCDIMLYYGELDDFKPQKAWFNNFKELDYQLILNKNHTMYKEVAIINEVCLRLVN, encoded by the coding sequence ATGAAACCTAGATTGTTAATTTTATCAGATTTGTGGGGAAGTGAGAATCTTGAATGGCTTTCTTTATATATAAAAAAGTTATCGGTAAAATATGAAGTAAAGTTTTATGATAGTTGTTTGTTGGCAGGCATAGCAAACGTAAATTTATCAGAAGAAGAAAGGCATTTGCATTTTGTTGGTAAAGGAATTAATGAGGCTGTAACTAATTTATTAGAATTAGAGAAAACAGCAGTTACAATACTTGCTTTTAGTATTGGTGGAGTAATAGGGTGGAAGGCAGCCTTAAAGGGAATAAAAGTTACTCATTTTATAGCAGTTTCATCTACAAGACTACGACACGAGGTAGCGCAACCTTTTTGCGATATTATGTTGTATTATGGCGAATTAGATGATTTTAAACCCCAAAAAGCATGGTTTAATAATTTTAAGGAGCTTGATTATCAATTAATTTTAAATAAAAATCATACCATGTATAAGGAAGTAGCGATAATTAATGAGGTGTGTTTAAGGTTGGTAAATTAA